The genomic stretch ACCACGCATCGTCCAGATGGACGGTCACTTCCCCGCCATAGGTGAGATAGGTGATGTTGTAAAAGTAGTCCCGGAAGACCATTCCACGATCTTCATGTTGATCCTTGTCTTTGGCCCAGCCCCAGCGCGAACCGGCCACGCGCCCGCTGAACGTGACCTGATCGAGATTATATTCAAATTGCAGCCCGAGATATGGGGCGTAGAGCCACTGCTCATAAATAATGCCGGTTTCATCGGCAAAGGTGCCGGTCCGGTCACGGAAACCCGGGTTGGAAGAGTAAATGTAGTAGCCGCCGAAATCCGTCCATTTCCAGTGGTCCATCCGAAAACCTATAAGGCCGGACAGGTTGAGATTCTCCATACCGAATAGTGGGACGGCGAGGTTGGCGTCGAGCATTTCTCCGCGTTCCAGCGTGGTCGGGGAATAGGAAAAATAGGCCCAGTCCGTAGGATGGATCGAAGAATCCCAGTCATAGTCCTCCATGGACGCGCCGGGAGTCGAAACCTGGGTCCAACCGCCCACGGAAAGCGTCATGTCGTAGGGCAGGGTGACACGGCCGGAAAGACCGATGATCGGCACATCCTCAATGGTCCAGATCAGTTCACTGACTTTCGCCCCATTGGTTTCATCATACACCAACTCGCGGCTTTTCCCGTTCAGGACGCCTGCGTTGAGGCGCACGGCAAAGGGCGACTCTTCGCTACCCCCGGCGAGCGTGGTGCTTCGTGTGGTCTTTGCGGACATGGCATAAGCGTCGTTTGTGAATCCGGACAGGAGGAGGCAGAGGCAAATCCCGGCAAACAGAAGACTGCGGCAGGAGAACGGGAGATGGGTCATGGGTGCTCTGTGTGGTTGAGGCAAAAAAAAGCCACGGAGTCGTGATGACCCCGTGGCGATGGTGAGTGCGTCGCGTTACTTGATGCCCAGCTCTTTCTTGAGGTGCTGGAAGTCGATGTTATCGGCCACCAGTTCGGCACCCTGTTTGATCTTGATGGCATCACGCAGCTTGTGGCGGGAGAGGATGTCGTCCATCTTCTTTGCCACGGTAAAGGTATCTTCGCGAACCATGATGATTGGGGTCTCAAGGACCTCGGAGCGGGTCAGGATAATATCGTTGGGGTAGAGATTGCCGGTCAGCACGAGGCACGGGCAGTCCCCTTCAAGGGCCACCAACTGGACGTCGGAGCGGTCGCCGCCGACGATGATGGCGGAATTCTTTTTCTTGCGGAAATGGGTCATGAAGTTCTCGACCTGCATGGTACCGATCAGGAACGACTCGACCACGCGCTCGGACTTGTTGTGAGCGGAAATGATCTTGCCGCCAAGACGATCGGCCAGATCGCCTACCTTGATGGCGCCCATGAGCGGATCGTGGGGGATGACGCCGAGAATCTTGACGCCTTTGGATTCCAGAGCCGGGCCGAGCAGTTGCTTGACCTCGTCCATGAAATGGGGCGGCACGTCATTGAGAATGACACCGGCCAGCAGGTCGCCGAGATGTTCTTTCATCATCATCAGGTAATCGTACTTCAGTTCTTTCTGGAACCGGTCGATGATGACTGTCTTCACACCCAGCTTCTTGATGACCGAAACAGCGTCGGTGTCACAGTACTTACCGGAGTACATGGAGCCGGAACCAGCGATCAAGGTCACATCCTTGGATTCGGAGATGGCCTTGTAGCCGTCAACGATTTTGTCCAGCAGGCCATCCACCTTGCCGGTGAAGGCCTTGACCTTGAAGTCCTGGGTGACAACCACCGGGGTGACCTGTTCGGGGTCTTCCTCAAGACCGAGCACATCCTGAACAAAGGCGGCGTCCTCATCTCCGAGTTTGCCGTCAATCTCCATGGGCATGGCACCGACCGGTTTCATGTAGCCGACATTGAAGCCTTCCTTCTGCAAGCGAAGACCAAGACCCATGACGATCATGTTTTTGCCTGAATATCCGGTAGTCGATCCTATGTAGAGTCCTGCCATGCCGATGTCCTCCTGAGTATGAAGCGATGGACTTTTCTGCGTATTGTCCATCTGTGTCACATTGCGAAAAAATTAGCCGATGGTCAAGCGAAGGTCGGTGACCATCGCTCCTTCGGTGTCCACCAGAATCGGATTCAACTCCGCTTCCTGGATTTCCGGGAAGTCCGTCGCCATCTGCGACATGGACAACAAAATATCTTCAATTGCCGCCAGAGAAACCGGGTCTTCGCCTCGTGCCCCACGCAGGAGCGGGAACGATTTGATCTCCCGAACGATGTCCTGGGCGTCCTGCAGTGTCAGTGGAGCGAGCCGGTAGGCGATATCTCCCAGCACTTCGGCCGATGGTCCGACCAGCGAGAAGGAAATGAGTGGCCCAAACTGCGGGTCCTGTGTGAATCGGACGATCACCTCACGCGCCTTGATTGGTCCCATGGTCTGCACCAGGCAACCGGCGAGATAGGCATCCGGGCGTTTGCGCTGGGTGCGGGTGGTTATGTCGAGCCAGGCGTCGCGCACTTCACGCGGCGTATGGAGGTCCAAAGCGATACCGTCAACGTCGCCCCGGTTGGCGATATGCGGAGAAACGATCTTGAGCGCTACGGGATAGCCCAGTTTTTTGGCGGCTCGTACCGCCTGATCACTGGTTCGGACCAACCGCGTTTCCGGGATGGGTAACTCGTAGGCAAGGGCCATATCCATAGCATCGGAGAATGGCAGTTCCTTGAGGCCGACCTTGCGCGCCTTCCGGATGACCTGTTTCCCCTTGCCCTTGTCGCGGCGGAAGCAGACTTCTACCGGATACGGGCGGTTGAGCCACTGGTAGTGGGCGTACATGGCCTCAATGGCGCGGACCGCGGGTTCGGGGTACGCATAGCAGGGGATACCTGCGGCGATGAGCATGTCCCGACCGGGACCGATCCGTTCGCCACCCATGAAGCAGGCAAAGATGGGCTTTTCACAGTGTTCGGCCACGTC from Pseudodesulfovibrio profundus encodes the following:
- a CDS encoding omptin family outer membrane protease yields the protein MSAKTTRSTTLAGGSEESPFAVRLNAGVLNGKSRELVYDETNGAKVSELIWTIEDVPIIGLSGRVTLPYDMTLSVGGWTQVSTPGASMEDYDWDSSIHPTDWAYFSYSPTTLERGEMLDANLAVPLFGMENLNLSGLIGFRMDHWKWTDFGGYYIYSSNPGFRDRTGTFADETGIIYEQWLYAPYLGLQFEYNLDQVTFSGRVAGSRWGWAKDKDQHEDRGMVFRDYFYNITYLTYGGEVTVHLDDAWSLSMNVDAQQYYRTKGDTNIEGTLNVNRIDNGAGIEHTSWMTGLSLEYRF
- a CDS encoding phosphotransacetylase family protein encodes the protein MAGLYIGSTTGYSGKNMIVMGLGLRLQKEGFNVGYMKPVGAMPMEIDGKLGDEDAAFVQDVLGLEEDPEQVTPVVVTQDFKVKAFTGKVDGLLDKIVDGYKAISESKDVTLIAGSGSMYSGKYCDTDAVSVIKKLGVKTVIIDRFQKELKYDYLMMMKEHLGDLLAGVILNDVPPHFMDEVKQLLGPALESKGVKILGVIPHDPLMGAIKVGDLADRLGGKIISAHNKSERVVESFLIGTMQVENFMTHFRKKKNSAIIVGGDRSDVQLVALEGDCPCLVLTGNLYPNDIILTRSEVLETPIIMVREDTFTVAKKMDDILSRHKLRDAIKIKQGAELVADNIDFQHLKKELGIK